A stretch of DNA from Nonlabens ponticola:
CTTGGGGCGTCTCCACTCGATTGATGGGAGCACTCATCATGACGCACAGTGATGACAAGGGCCTAGTATTGCCACCTAATCTAGCTCCCAATCAAGTCGTTATTGTTCCTATATATAAAAGCCAAGAGCAATTAGAAGAGTTACAGCCTACAGTTGATGAGATTATCAAAGAGTTGCGATCAATAGGAATAACCGTGAAGTTTGATGATCGCGATACGATGCGTCCAGGTGCTAAATTTGCACAGCACGAATTACAAGGTGTGCCATTGCGCATCGCAATAGGGGCAAGAGATCTAGCCAATGGAACGGTAGAACTTGCAAGAAGAGATACGTTAAGTAAGGAAACTATTCCAGTAAATGGATTATCGCAGCGCATTAAAAGTCTATTGGAGCAAATCCAGTCAGATCTCTTTAATAAAGCAGAAGTTTATCGCAATGAACATGTGACTGCTGTCGATGATTTTGAATCTTTTAAAAAGACTTTAGAAGAGAAAGGTGGCTTCATATCAGCGCATTGGGATGGAACAGCAGAAACTGAAGATAAAATTAAAGAGCTAACGAAGGCAACTATACGCTGCATACCAGAAGATCAAAAGCAAGAATCAGGCGTTTGTGTGCTTTCTGGTAATCCTTCACAAGGTCGAGTTTTATTTGCAAAAGCATATTAATGCAAAAAAATCTCTATAGCGTTTGCAAGAAATAAAAAAGTGTTTATTTTTGCATCCGCTTAACGAGCAAAACTAAATGGCCCGTTCGTCTATCGGCTAGGACGCATGGTTTTCATCCATGTAAGAGGGGTTCGATTCCCCTACGGGCTACTATAACAAATCACCGGTTCCTTTGAGAGCCAAGTTTAAAAAGATATGGCAAATCACAAAAGTGCTTTAAAAAGAATACGTAGAAATGAGGCTGCACGAGTAAGAAATAAGTACCAGCACAAAACTACACGTAACGCAATCAAGAAGTTGAAGGAGACTGAAGATAAGTCTGCTGCAGAGAAGTTGTTTGTAGAAGTTACTTCTATGATCGACAAGCTTGCTAAAAAGAATATCATTCACGATAACAAAGCAGGTAACCTAAAGTCACAACTTGCTAAGCATATCAACGCGCTGTAAATAGTTGACAAGATTATATTGAAAAGCCTCTCAATTGAGAGGCTTTTTTTTGCTTTGATGTTACATCATGTCCTACTGCTGAAAGCAATTGGAAAGCTTAAAGCTTTTAGGCTTGTTCTTTTTTAAGCCTAGACAGCTTATTGCGCTCATCCTGTAATTGTCTGCCCAGCTTTTGTTCCTTTTCTATAGACTTGCGTCTCAGTTCTTCTAGTTCTGCTTCAGTTGTAGCGAGTTCTTTTTTTGACTGGCTGGTCACATAGTGACTCTTCTTGAATTGCAGAAATAACAAAACCAGAGCTGCTGCAAGTACGCCAACGATTGACCATACCATAATACTATAGGTTGACTTATCAAGAGGTAAGCCTAGAAAAGCAATGGAATCCTTGTCATCTTGCAACGCGACGATCTCACTATTTGCAGTGTCAAGTTGCGATTGCAATTGGGACTGCGCTTCTTGTTCACCTGCTAGCTTTTGCTCAAGGCTATTGATGCTTTGGTTTAACTCATCAATATGCTGGCTCGCATTTGATCTGAGCTGTTGGAGCTCATTGAATTTCACAACCTTATAATTCTGATAATTATTGGAACTTTTGATTAGCTCTTCAAACTGTTGATCAATGGGATTGTCTGTGGTTGTTTCTTGAGCATAAAATAATGCTGGCAAGAAAATGATTGAGAGAAAAAGTTTTTTCATAGGGGCAAAGTTTAGCTAGCAAAGGGATGCTAGTATGAGATATCTACAAATAACGTGATATCATTTTAAAACGTATAGTGTTAGAGTTGTTTTTTGTGTAGTTACGCTTTCTCGAAAGCATAATAAAAAATGCCCCACTTGACAGTAGGGCATTTATTGATATGGTATTATTTCTAGTCGTTCATCGTTGCAAGAAACTCCTCATTGTTACGAGTTTGTTTGATGCGCTGCGACATAAACTCCATGGCTTCCACAGGATTCATATCTGCCAGGTATTTTCTCATAATCCACATGCGCTGTACGGTGTCTTTTTCAAGTAATAGATCATCACGACGCGTGCTTGACGATGTAAGATCGATGGCTGGGAAAATACGTCTGTTAGAGATATTTCGATCCAGTTGCAGTTCCATGTTACCAGTACCTTTAAATTCTTCAAAGATGACCTCGTCCATCTTAGACCCAGTCTCCGTTAGAGCAGTGGCAATGATAGATAGTGATCCACCACCTTCAATATTACGGGCAGCACCAAAGAATCGTTTAGGCTTGTGCAGTGCATTTGCGTCCACACCACCAGAAAGTACTTTACCACTAGCTGGCTGTACCGTGTTGTAGGCACGAGCAAGACGCGTGATGGAGTCAAGTAGTATGACTACATCATGACCACATTCTACCATGCGTTTTGCTTTTTCCAGAACGATGTTTGCGACGCGCACGTGATCGTGAGCCTCTTTGTCAAATGTGGATGCGATAACTTCACCATCAACATGACGTTGCATATCCGTTACTTCTTCAGGTCTTTCATCGATGAGTAATATCAATTGATAAACTTCTGGATGATTTGCTGCGATGGCGTTTGCAATATCCTTAAGCAACATCGTTTTACCTGTCTTAGGTTGTGCGACGATCATACCGCGCTGTCCTTTTCCTATAGGTGCAAACAGATCCATAACACGCGTGGATACCGAAGCTCGACGGTCAGCTAGATTGAATTTCTCGTCAGGGAACAATGGTGTCAAGTGTTCAAAAGAGACACGGTCGCGTACCACCTTAGGATCCAGGCCATTGATCTGAGAGATCTTGATGAGTGGGAAATACTTTTCACCTTCTTTAGGTGGACGTACCATTCCTAAAACGGTATCACCGGTCTTTAAACCAAACAATCTTACCTGTGATTGAGAAACATAAATATCATCTGGCGATGCTAGGTAATTGTAATCACTACTGCGCAGGAAACCATATCCATCAGGCATCATGTCAAGGACACCTTCACTCTCTATAATACCGTCAAATTCAAAGTCTGGATCACGGTAACGATTACGGTTATCCTTATTTCCTTTAGGGACGTTATTCTGGTTGTTGTTATTGTTGCGAGGATTCTTCTGGCGATTATCATTGCGATTTGAATTATCGTTGCGAGAATTCTTGTCGTTGCGATTGTTGCGCTGGTCGTTTTTACCTTTTGAGTCGGTATTGTCGCTTTTATCGTTGCTGTCACTATGCTTAGAACGCTGCGGCTTATTTTCTTTAGCGTCCTTTGGTTTAGCTTCTCTAGGTTTGCGTGGCTGTTTTGGCTTCGCAGTGTCTTTTGAGTCAGCGTTATCTGACTTCTTTTCTTTTGCAGGAACCTCTTTGCGCTCTCTAGGCTTGCGTTCCTGCTTTGCTGGTTTGTTGTCGTTAGAGTCGTTGCTTTGGGCAGTGGAATCTGTATCGGTGTCTAGTTGCTTGACGACATCAGGATTTGATGCCTGCAAATCTAGAATTTTATAGACTAGATCTAGTTTGCGCATGGCGCGATACTTGGGTACGTTAAGGTCTTTGGCGATTTCCTGTAATTCAGGAAGTTTCTTTGATTTTAAATCAGCTATTTGAAACATGTAATTATAAAAAGTGAGTTATTTTGTAGGGGATTGAATGAAACCGGAACTATAATAGAACATTTTTCCAGCGGTACTTAACCGATAAAGAGGTGGTTAAGTAAATATTGCTGCAATGATAAGCTAAAAATGTTATATGCGCTCTTGTTTTTTGTGATAGAACCTTATTTTTGCCCTGCTTTAGAAAAACTTTAGCTTTATCTCATGATACAACGCATTCAAACGATCTGGTTAATACTTGCTGCAGCCTGTGCTGGTGGTTTGAGTTTTCTGGTGGATGTCATGCTGGATGGTGAGAGTAATGAGGCTGTACACATGGGCGACAGTGCATATTTTGGCGCATTTGTGACCAGCGCCGTACTGGCATTCATAGCTATTTTTCTATATCGCAATCGACAATTACAAACGGTGGTAAACCGTCTCAACATACTATTAAACCTCATTCTACTAGGAGTTTTTCTTTATCGAGCTCTAACGATGTCTGGAGAGACGGCGGTCTCTGAGAAAGGCATTGGGATGTTCATTCCTATCCTATCTATCGTTTTACTGGTCCTTGCAAATAGGGCTATAAGAAAGGATGAACAGCTCGTAAAATCTGTGGATCGATTAAGATAAACACGAGAATCTTAGTACTATTAGTGTGAAAACCTGTAGGGCGCCACCCTGCAGGTTTTTTTATGCGATGTGGTTTGTGATGATTACGCTTTCGCGAAAGCGGAATTCTTCAAAATCACTTTGCATCCATCTAAAGTCAAGATCAACAAATAGTTTTTCCTACTTTTAATGTATGATACATGTGGTAATCGTGGACGATGAGTCCCATGCGCGTTCTTTTTTAACCAATCTGTTGGCTAAAGAACTAGGAGATCAGTTCTATCTGGTAGATAGCTGTGCATCTGTAAAAGATGCAGTTGCTACTATTAAAAATAACAAAGTAGATCTGGTTTTTCTGGACATACAGATGCCTGAAGAGGATGGTTTTGAACTCATGGGTTATTTTGACGAGATTGATTTTGAAATCATTTTTGTGACTGCCTATGACCAGTATGCCATCAAGGCTTTCAATTGTAGTGCGCTGCATTATCTGCTCAAGCCACTCGATCCAGAAAAAGTAAAAGAAGCCGTCAACCGATTTAAAAAGACAAGCGAAAGCAAGAAAGCCATCCTCAAAAAATTTGACGTGCTGGAAGAGTATTTGGAACGCCAGCAGGAAAAGAAACGTATCGTTTTCAATACATCCAGCGGTTTTGATGTGGTGGTCCTCAAAGAAATCATGCACATTGAAGCTGCCGGCAATTATTGTCAGATTCACCTTAAAGACCAACCTAAAAAACTTATCACAAGTTCTATGAAAGCGATCATGGAGTGTTTGCCCGATAGTCATTTTTGCCGTATTCATGACAAATACATCGTGAATCTCAATGAGGTAAGCTGTTTTATAAATGCAGATAAAGAGGTGCAGTTGCGCAACGGTACTGAGCTCAAAGTGTCTGAGCGCAAGCTTAAATTCTTCAAAAGCCAGATAGGTGAGATGGCTTAGCTTGCTGTTGCTCTTGCTGGTTTGTAGTCTGACCAGCGCACAACAATTCCCATCCACGCATTATACAGATCGTGATATATTGCCCAACAATACGGTGCGCAACTTGTTCCAGGCGGCTGATGGCGCTCTGTGGATAGGCACCGATAATGGTCTGGTGCGTAAGTTCAACGATCGTGTCGATACCTATTTTAAAGAAGATGGTCTTGCCCAGAACAATGTATGGGCAATCGCACAAGATCCTTCAGGCCGTTTGTGGATAGGCAGTTACGGCAATGGACTGTCAGTATTTGAGGATGGCAAACTGCGCGTTTTTGCTGGAAATTCAAACTTGCCAGATCAAGAGGTCACAAGGCTTATGGTCCACGACCAATCCTTATATATAGGGACTAGTAATGGTATCGCGGTTGTAGATCTAGCAGATGTCGCTTCTGTAAAATCCATAAAGCCAAATCCCAAACTAGATGAACCTTTTATTGTCCAGGATTTTATGGTCATCAATGATGCGGTTTATGTGCTGAGTTACTCTAATGGTATCTATAAAATCGATACTTCTGAAGAGCAATTGCAGCTGGAACAGGTCTGGAATGAGAAGTACTTGTATTCTGCTCATGTCGCCAACGATACTATTTACTTTAGCGGTAAAGAATATTTCAAGAAAGTAGCTGCAACTAAATTTAGTAATCTGGAATCTTTGAGAAGATTGAAACCTCAAGGACAATCTATTATTTGGGATTATGAGCAAGCTGGCGATCAGCTATTTGCCGCCGCATGGGGAATTTATGCAAATGATGGTGGCATTTATGTACTTGAGAATGATGGTATGCGGCAGCGTAATGCAGACTTTGGCATTGCAAGCACTCAGGTTACAAGTTTAGCCTATGATCAGGATTTAAAATTGCTGTATGCTGGAACATTAGATGATGGGTTTTATGAAATAAGGCTGGATGAGAATGTGCTTTTCTTTCCCAACGACCACGAGCAAGTTATCGATTTTGCAAGTGTAGATGACATCACGGCAGCATTGTATAATGACGGCTTACAGATAGGCAGTACTGAAATCCCAGCAGAGCTATTCAAACAAAAGCAGGTTGAATATGTGGCACAACATCCTAACGACCTACCGCGCTATGAGGACTATTTCTATGAATTGGATTATGAAACCAGAGCAGAGGACATAGTATTTTACAGTGTCAAGAGCCAAAAAGACAGCTTCTGGGTAAACGCGTCTATAGGCAACTATCAGTTTGATAAAAGTGGCAAGTTGATCAACTACATGCCAGTTCATGCACTAGAAATAGGTTTTACCGCGAGTGGCCAGTTGTTGGAACCCAACTTTTTTCATGGCACGAGAATCTATGATTCCGTCGCGCCGATGAACTACAAATACTTTGATGAAACGGCAACAGAGCAGAATCCGCGATTTGTGGTTGGAGTCATGCGAAAAGGAGAAAAAACATACTTAACTTCCATCTTTGACGGACTCTACGTTTATATGAATGGAAAGTTCAATTCTTATGAGGCAAACGACATCTGGCAAGAAAAGCGATTGAGATTTGTAACAGATTTTGGCGCTGACCAGATTGCTGTGTCTAATGAAGATGGCGATGTCTTTATCCTTAACGATGATCCAGAGAATTTTACCGCCACAAAAATCAACCGAAATAACGCTCACGGCAGTACGATCACATTCCTAACCTCGTATAAGAATACTCTGATCATAGGAACGCCGAAAGGTGTAGTATTACATCACGACGGTCGAGAAATTTTTCTCGATGGCGAGCAAGGCTTGAATGGAAAGATTCATAATGGATTTGTCAAGGGTGATACTTTACTGTTGGGTAGCGATAATGGCAGTTATCAATTAAAACTGGCAGACATACTTAACCAAGAAAATAGAATTGACCGCATTGCCGTAAAATCCATTCGTGTCAATGGAAATACCAGGTCTTGGAATCCAGATCAAACGCTACAACTATCCTCAAACGAGAACGCGCTGGAGATACAACTGGGTGTTGAAAAACATCCATACCCTAACAAATTAACTTACCACTATAGCTTTAATAGAGCAAGCGGCTGGATCCCTATGGAAGACGCAACCTTGAGTCTGCCATCCATGGATTCTGGAAAGTATAGGCTGTTTGTGCAGGTGCTGGATTCGTCAACGGGAATGACGGTAAATCAAGAGGTTCTGGCTTTCCGAATTGCGACACCTTTCTACAAGAGTATTTGGTTTATTGCCCTTTGTTTCTTGTTGGTTATGGGTTTGATGTTGGTATATTTTCGCTTGAAGCGAAAACGTGCAAAGCAAAAAGCAGCACAACAGGAAGCTGCTACAAAACGTATCGAGGAAGTTAAGATGGAAGCCTTGTTGTCGCAGATGAATCCGCATTTTGTGTTCAACTCGCTTAATTCTGTGCAGTATTTTATCAGCAATGACGAGAATGAAAAAGCGATGCGGTATTTAAGTATTTTTTCAGACCTCATGCGAGCTAATTTGAACAACACGACAAAGCCATTCTTGAGGTTGGAAGAAGAAATTGACTACCTAAAAAAATATATCGCACTAGAAAATGCACGATTCTCAGATCGAGTACGTGTAACATTTGTAGTCGATCCTAAGCTGTCCGTAACAGATACAATGATTCCCACGATGCTGCTACAGCCATTTGTAGAGAATGCTTTTGTCCACGCATTTCCAGACCGTATCCAGTCGCCACGATTGGATATTTCTTTTGAAACGGTAAATCATGAAGACACAGATTTTCAGACAATCGCTAATCCTAAAGCTGATGCAAATTATTACCGCTGCATCATAAAAGATAACGGCATAGGTAGCGCCAGCCTCACCAAAAACAAACGCCATACCTCAAAAGGCACACAACTGGTCGAGGAACGCTTATCGTTTTTAGGTTACGATCAACAGACTGCACTTCGCGTCAATTATACTGCTACAGGAACTACTGTCATTCTTATTCTAGAGCGCTAACACTTATCCTGGATTTTAGGGCGGTTATGGATTTGATCGATTTTTTTTGAGGGATTGGGTTAGGTTTATAATCCAATCAATAAAAATTTAATTATGAATAAACACATGTTAATGTCCCAAATGAAGTCCACTGGGACTGCTTATCTATGTTTCTTTTTTGGAGCTTTTCATTACGCTTATTTGGGTAAATGGGGACTTCAATTTCTTTTTTGGTTCACCCTTGGTGGAGTTGGAATTTGGTGGCTAATAGACTTGTTTACTATATCATCCAAGGTTGATGCTCAC
This window harbors:
- the rpsT gene encoding 30S ribosomal protein S20 — encoded protein: MANHKSALKRIRRNEAARVRNKYQHKTTRNAIKKLKETEDKSAAEKLFVEVTSMIDKLAKKNIIHDNKAGNLKSQLAKHINAL
- the rho gene encoding transcription termination factor Rho, yielding MFQIADLKSKKLPELQEIAKDLNVPKYRAMRKLDLVYKILDLQASNPDVVKQLDTDTDSTAQSNDSNDNKPAKQERKPRERKEVPAKEKKSDNADSKDTAKPKQPRKPREAKPKDAKENKPQRSKHSDSNDKSDNTDSKGKNDQRNNRNDKNSRNDNSNRNDNRQKNPRNNNNNQNNVPKGNKDNRNRYRDPDFEFDGIIESEGVLDMMPDGYGFLRSSDYNYLASPDDIYVSQSQVRLFGLKTGDTVLGMVRPPKEGEKYFPLIKISQINGLDPKVVRDRVSFEHLTPLFPDEKFNLADRRASVSTRVMDLFAPIGKGQRGMIVAQPKTGKTMLLKDIANAIAANHPEVYQLILLIDERPEEVTDMQRHVDGEVIASTFDKEAHDHVRVANIVLEKAKRMVECGHDVVILLDSITRLARAYNTVQPASGKVLSGGVDANALHKPKRFFGAARNIEGGGSLSIIATALTETGSKMDEVIFEEFKGTGNMELQLDRNISNRRIFPAIDLTSSSTRRDDLLLEKDTVQRMWIMRKYLADMNPVEAMEFMSQRIKQTRNNEEFLATMND
- a CDS encoding DUF4293 domain-containing protein — its product is MIQRIQTIWLILAAACAGGLSFLVDVMLDGESNEAVHMGDSAYFGAFVTSAVLAFIAIFLYRNRQLQTVVNRLNILLNLILLGVFLYRALTMSGETAVSEKGIGMFIPILSIVLLVLANRAIRKDEQLVKSVDRLR
- a CDS encoding LytR/AlgR family response regulator transcription factor encodes the protein MIHVVIVDDESHARSFLTNLLAKELGDQFYLVDSCASVKDAVATIKNNKVDLVFLDIQMPEEDGFELMGYFDEIDFEIIFVTAYDQYAIKAFNCSALHYLLKPLDPEKVKEAVNRFKKTSESKKAILKKFDVLEEYLERQQEKKRIVFNTSSGFDVVVLKEIMHIEAAGNYCQIHLKDQPKKLITSSMKAIMECLPDSHFCRIHDKYIVNLNEVSCFINADKEVQLRNGTELKVSERKLKFFKSQIGEMA
- a CDS encoding sensor histidine kinase; translated protein: MRWLSLLLLLLVCSLTSAQQFPSTHYTDRDILPNNTVRNLFQAADGALWIGTDNGLVRKFNDRVDTYFKEDGLAQNNVWAIAQDPSGRLWIGSYGNGLSVFEDGKLRVFAGNSNLPDQEVTRLMVHDQSLYIGTSNGIAVVDLADVASVKSIKPNPKLDEPFIVQDFMVINDAVYVLSYSNGIYKIDTSEEQLQLEQVWNEKYLYSAHVANDTIYFSGKEYFKKVAATKFSNLESLRRLKPQGQSIIWDYEQAGDQLFAAAWGIYANDGGIYVLENDGMRQRNADFGIASTQVTSLAYDQDLKLLYAGTLDDGFYEIRLDENVLFFPNDHEQVIDFASVDDITAALYNDGLQIGSTEIPAELFKQKQVEYVAQHPNDLPRYEDYFYELDYETRAEDIVFYSVKSQKDSFWVNASIGNYQFDKSGKLINYMPVHALEIGFTASGQLLEPNFFHGTRIYDSVAPMNYKYFDETATEQNPRFVVGVMRKGEKTYLTSIFDGLYVYMNGKFNSYEANDIWQEKRLRFVTDFGADQIAVSNEDGDVFILNDDPENFTATKINRNNAHGSTITFLTSYKNTLIIGTPKGVVLHHDGREIFLDGEQGLNGKIHNGFVKGDTLLLGSDNGSYQLKLADILNQENRIDRIAVKSIRVNGNTRSWNPDQTLQLSSNENALEIQLGVEKHPYPNKLTYHYSFNRASGWIPMEDATLSLPSMDSGKYRLFVQVLDSSTGMTVNQEVLAFRIATPFYKSIWFIALCFLLVMGLMLVYFRLKRKRAKQKAAQQEAATKRIEEVKMEALLSQMNPHFVFNSLNSVQYFISNDENEKAMRYLSIFSDLMRANLNNTTKPFLRLEEEIDYLKKYIALENARFSDRVRVTFVVDPKLSVTDTMIPTMLLQPFVENAFVHAFPDRIQSPRLDISFETVNHEDTDFQTIANPKADANYYRCIIKDNGIGSASLTKNKRHTSKGTQLVEERLSFLGYDQQTALRVNYTATGTTVILILER
- a CDS encoding TM2 domain-containing protein, whose amino-acid sequence is MNKHMLMSQMKSTGTAYLCFFFGAFHYAYLGKWGLQFLFWFTLGGVGIWWLIDLFTISSKVDAHNYIISQQIEQIEKGEKEDAHMRNMQMMAMATGGNRNVNQGTA